The Camelus dromedarius isolate mCamDro1 chromosome 23, mCamDro1.pat, whole genome shotgun sequence nucleotide sequence AACTCTCCCCAAGCCAGATCGCTTGGACCGGCTGCTTAAGTCAGGTGGGACTGGGGCCTATGGGATGGCGGTGGGGATGTTGGGATGTCCATCAGAAAGATGGAAGGGGTCCATCACTGGCCAGAGGCATCTGTCTGTCTTTCAGGGGGTGGAGATACTGCCCATCCAGGCTCTAATGAGAACTGAGCTCTGAAACtataaaaagcaatttttttaattgaacagacttcccccaccccaagccagCTGTAATTTTCACCTCCCTACCTCCCCGGCCCATCCACAGGCTTTGGGACATACCCCGGGCGGAAGCGAGGTGCTCTGCACCCCCAGGTGATCATGTTCCCGTGCCCAGCCTGCCAGGGTGATGTGGAGCTGGGGGAGCGGGGCCTGGCAGGGCTGTTCCGGAACCTGACCCTGGAGCGTGTGGTGGAGCGGTACCGCCAGAGTGTGAGTGTGGGTGGCGCCATCCTGTGCCAGCTGTGCAAGCCCCCACCACTAGAGGCCACCAAGGGCTGCACTGAGTGCCGCGCCACCTTCTGCAACGAGTGCTTCAAGCTCTTCCACCCCTGGGGCACTCAGAAGGCCCAGCATGAGcccaccctgcccaccctctccttccGCCCCAAGGTGAGCCAGCCCTTACGGGGCCTGGGAAGGGACAGGCGTGGTGGTGCTGGGGAGGAGTGGGTGCCCAGCGCtgcaggcttcccagaggaggtggccaGGGGGTTGCTGTTGCCAAGCTCCTTTTACGGTAACAAAAAAGGACACATCTTTGAACTTCTTTGAGCCTCCATCTCCTCTGCTGAATGAGGATTCTAGTATCTGGCCTGCAATATCCCTACCTGCAGTGTTGTTGAGAGGATCACTGAGATAATGTTTGTGAAAGTTATTTGTGCACTGAAAATGtgtgcattcattcattgaacaaatatttatcaagcacctatgTGCCTGGTGCTATTCTAGGCGTTGGGCGACAGCAGTAAACAAGGTGGACAAAGCTAATTATTAACCACAGGGCTAAGattatcatcattattgttattaccACACATTTTTGTGAGGTAAACGAAGGGAGGAGCCAGGCTAATGCCTAGAGATTGTTGGAAAGGCTCTCTTTGATGCCAGGGTGGACCACCAGGTGGCACTGTGGAGCATCACCAGCTGAactcccctccatccccagccagCCAGCAAGGGGAGGGCACCAACCGCTCTGTGGTAGGTCAGCACCCTGACACCCACCATTGGCTGACTGTCTCATTGCTCTTTCTGTCCCTAGGGCCTGATGTGCCCAGATCACAAGGAAGAGGTGACCCACTACTGCAAGACGTGCCAACGGCTGGTATGCCAACTCTGCCGTGTGAGGCGCACCCATAGCGGCCACAAGATCACACCAGTGCTCAGTGCCTACCAGGCCCTCAAGGTGAGGCCCCCCACCTCACTCAACCCAAGTGCTAACCCACACTcacaccctctccctcctcctcttaaCTGCTGGCTTCCTTGGACCTGGGTGTGGGCATGATGCCCACCTCTTTCTTCCCCCTCAGGATAAGCTGACAAAGAGCCTGACATACATCCTGGGAAACCAGGACACAGTACAGACCCAGATCTGTGAGCTGGAGGAGACCGTGAGGCACACTGAGGTGAGGGAGGGCATGGAGGGGGGCCCTGCGCCCTCCCTGGGAGtgggagcaggaagagggtgTGGATGGGCACAGCCCAATCACCTGGTTGCAAGCTCAGGAAGCCCGTGTGGGGTCCATGGATGTGTCATGGTTTTGGTTAGACCAGGTTGTCAGAAATAGCAGTGCCCCAGGCCAGGCTGTACCTGAGGCTACAGTGGGGACAGGGTTTGTAGCACCCAGGATAGGGAGAGCGCTTGAAAAGCCCCAGGGATGTAGCTCTGATGCCCTCAGGTTCAGCTGCCTGCTGAGGATAGCACACATCCCTGGACCAAGGAGGGTGAGGCAATGGCTCTGATACCTTTTGTCAGATTGCTTGAATCAGCTGATATGGGGACGGACTTTAAGGATGGCATACATGCTGGTGGACATTAGCTCAGTCATGGCCTCTTTTATTTGGGGAGAGCCCTTAAGGAGTCAGGATTATGAGGTGGGGATCCAGGAAGGTTAGCACGAATGGTCAGGAGTTGAGCCCATCTAAGTGTACAAGTGCCTATGGAACCATGAGCCTGGCCCTATTAGAAAGGGTAGATAGGATTTCCCCAGATCCTCGGTGATCCTTGCCCCCTGGTGTGGTGCCCCAGGAGGCTGGTGCAAGTGCTGCCTTCAAGAAGATAGTAAATGTTGCTCTCTGGGCAGGTGAGTGGTCAGCAGGCCAAGGAGGAGGTGTCCCAGCTGgtgcgggggctgggggctgtgctGGAGGAGAAGCGGGCATCACTGCTTCAGGCCATTGAGGAGTGCCAGCAGGAGCGGCTGGCCCGTCTCAGCACCCAGATCCAGGAGCACCGGAGCCTGCTGGATGGCTCAGGCCTGGTGGGCTACGCTCAGGAGGTTCTTAAGGAAACAGACCAGCCTTGCTTTGTGCAAGCAGCCAAACAGCTGCACAACAGGTACTAAGGGGCTTGGCATAGGGGCAAGGGCTCCTGGGAGGTAGAGGCATCGTGGGTGTAGCCAAGATAGAAGACAACGTCGAGAGTGCTGCCCGCTGGAGAGCTGGGCACTGAGGATTTTCCCCAGGCCAAACCGATACCCACCTTATCTGAAGGGACCAGGAAGAGACCCAGAGCAGACACCAAGGCTTTAGGGGCAGGCGAGGCAGAATCGAGGAGAAGGGTGGCCGCTCAGATGGCAGCGCCTGACCCTGGCCGGCCCCCATCCCAGGATTACCCGAGCTACGGAGGCCCTCCAGATGTTCCGGCCAGCTGCCAGCTCCTCCTTCCGCCATTGCCAGCTGGACGTGGGGCGTGAGATGAAGCTGCTGACAGAGCTGAACTTCCTGCGAGGTGAGGAGAtggccaggccctgtgcccaattaagccttcctccctccttccccagcagcGGGCCCGGGGGGCAGTGCCCACCGGGGaactccccagcctcctgcccagccTGGCCGGCCGcctgcccccccccgccccccccccccggccacCCTGTCCCACCGCGCTCAGCgctgcttctccctctctttgTTTGTAGGCTGTGGCCACCGCGGACTCTGCTCCGGAGCACCCCAGGCAAGTCAGCGGCCCTGCCCTGGGGGTCCTGCCCCCGccaggccccctgccctgccctgccactCCCATGCAGCCCGGCTACCCCTCATGGCTTGCTCCTCTTTCCTGCCTTAACCAGACCCCAGGGCCTCCCGCCACCAGTACCCTCTGGCTCTCTAATGCCTTCCATAGGCACTTGCCTGGTCCTTGCCCTTCTGACCTTTGCCCTCtacactttccttttcttccccttgaCCTTTGTTCCCTGCCATCAAGCTTCTGCTTGCCCTCTGTTGTTCCACATTTTCTGTCTCGCTGACCCTTGCGTCTATCTCCTTCCCCCTCGGTTCCCTCCTTCCTGTTCAGTGCCCTCTTGCCTGGGTTCCAGTGGCCATTGCCTGCATTTTCCTGGGGCTCCTCTTTACTCACAGAATAAAAAGGGTCATAGAAAGAAGGGATCCCATCTGACCTGATACCCTCAtttaacagaggaggaaactgagggccaagGCCAGAGTTGAGGGAGTGGCTGaccagc carries:
- the TRIM46 gene encoding tripartite motif-containing protein 46 isoform X4: MAEGEDMQTFTSIMDALVRISTSMKNMEKELLCPVCQEMYKQPLVLPCTHNVCQACAREVLGQQGYVGHGGDPSSEPTSPASTPSTRSPRLSRRTLPKPDRLDRLLKSGFGTYPGRKRGALHPQVIMFPCPACQGDVELGERGLAGLFRNLTLERVVERYRQSVSVGGAILCQLCKPPPLEATKGCTECRATFCNECFKLFHPWGTQKAQHEPTLPTLSFRPKGLMCPDHKEEVTHYCKTCQRLVCQLCRVRRTHSGHKITPVLSAYQALKDKLTKSLTYILGNQDTVQTQICELEETVRHTEVSGQQAKEEVSQLVRGLGAVLEEKRASLLQAIEECQQERLARLSTQIQEHRSLLDGSGLVGYAQEVLKETDQPCFVQAAKQLHNRITRATEALQMFRPAASSSFRHCQLDVGREMKLLTELNFLRVPEAPVIDTQRTFAYDQIFLCWRLPPHSPPAWHYTIEFRRTDVPAQPGPTRWQRREEVRGTSALLENPDTGSVYVLRVRGCNKAGYGEYSEDVHLHTPPAPGTTRTVGMTAVPRMPQWRRYHPSLS